The genomic region GAGTGTTTTCCGCTTTAAGAAAACCGTTCATGCCCATGGCCAGATTGCGGCAGTGGAAAAGCCCGATACCCAGTCCGTTCACCTTGCCGGAATAAAACGGCTCAAATATCTTTTCGCAGTCGGGGATGGGGGAGCCCGTGTCCCTGAAAGTCAGCAGATATGCACCGTCCTCTTCGTCCATGCTCATGAAAAGATCGATACCCGGTTCCACGATGCTCTTATCGTAAAAGTTTTTTATAATATTTTCAATAATAACGGTGAGTTCTCTCTTGCCTGCGGTTATTTCGGTGTCAATTGAGTTTTCCGAGTGCAGGACTATGCCGTATATCGCGGAGATGTCCGAGGCCAGCACTATCGGCCTCATTTTTTCCGGTATGCTGTCCGGCTCGGGTCTGGTGCTGTTCAGAGCCGATAATATCTTATCCGCCCGCACCTTCAGCGAGGGCAGACTTTTCTGAAGATAGCGGATCAGCCTCTTATGCCCCGCCTCGTCCTGAACTTCGTTCAGGTTAAACTCCAGTGCATTTACAAACTGGATCAGGTTTTTTACGTCATGGTTCACAAAAGTCTGTATCTCTTCTGATTTACGGAACGCTTCCCTTGCCGATGCGGTCTGAATGTTCACATCCGCTTTGAGCAGAAGGAAGATTATCTCCACCAGTATCCTTGAGATAAAATCCGGATCGAGCCTGCCGAATCTGGGAACAATGCCTATATAAACCGTATAGTCGGCGGTGTGGACGAACTTTTCCATGGGTTTGCGCATTGAGCCGTTTCGTCGTACATATTCGGTGTTGTGATAAAAAAGATAGTAGCCGTAATCCTTTATGCCCAGTTTGGTCAGAAAGGGTTCCAGATGATGAAGAAGTTTAACGGGGTCAAACCCGTCAACTTCATTCATCTTTATAAGCTGGCTTATGATATTAAAATGTCTGGACGTAATCCTGTTTGTGGATAAACGGACTATCAGAAGAACCGCAGCAATGGCCAGAACCGACAGAAAAAACTGCTCAGGCATCCGTTTTTCTGACCAGATTGAATTTCTTTATGAAGTAATAGAGGCTCTCACGCTTAACGCCCAGAATTTTTGCGGACTGGTAAACGTTGAACCCTGTTTCATTCAGAACCTTGAGAATTATGTTCTTCTCGGCGGATTCTCTCAGCTTCTGCAATCCGTCGCCTATCTTGACCTGAAGCTCGATACGCTCAACACCCTGCTTCTGAAGCTCCCTTTCGGTGGTGATGAAAAGCTCGGCTCTCTCAATTGAAAACAGGAGCTGTTCCATCTTGACGGGTTTCAGCAGAAAGTCGAAAACTCCCCTCTCAAGGGCTTTCATTGCGGTTTCCTGAGTACCCTGCCCGGTCAGAACGATTATCTTGCACTGTGACGTGGCCAGAAGGTGATCGATAACCTTCAGCCCCTCCACAGGGCTCTGCTCGCTGGGGGGCATGCCCAGATCCACAACGGCGGCATCAAAGGTTTTTCCGCTCGTGGCGGCAATGGCATCCGGAGCGTTAGAAGCTTCGGACACTTCATATTTTCTTTCTAAGGCGAAGCAAAGCTGACTGCGTATTGCCTCGTCATCTTCAACAACTAGAATTCGCAACATATAGTATTAAATCTCTTGAAATAGCCCGCATGCCATAGTATCGTTGGGTATGAAATTATTCAGTGCCGAACTTCTCAAGTCCAACGAGACAACTTCTGCTAAGGCCGTAATAATACAGAGAAAAGGAAAAACCTTTTCCCTGCTTAAATATTATACCACGGATGTTGAAAATATTCAGCCTCTTTCTAAAGGCCTGCCCGTCAACATCGGCATAAGTTATTTCGATACCATCGAGGAGAACATCACCCTGCCCCCTGTAAAGGACGCCGCAACCTTCCGTCTGATCTCAATGAACAAGCTGAAAGAGAGCATCGACCCTGCACAGGACTATCTGATGGCCTACAAATCAAACAGTGCCCAGCTTCCGGATTCATCCGGCGGACTGAACTATAAGGTGCTGATGGTTCCATCTTCCCTGCTCTATAAAGATTCCGGACTCACCGAGGACACCATGGAGCGGCTGAACATGTTCACCGTGTCCGACTTTGCCCTCTGCTCGCTGGTGCAGAGATATTTTCCGGACAAGGTGGTGTTCCACGCCTACGCAGACAAAACCAAAATATGCGTGACGATCTGCCAGAACGACTTCATAATCTACACCAGAAGCAACCCCACTGAAAATTCGGCAAACCTTTTAAACGCCTACTACGAATACCTTAACCTTACATATATGTACGCCACGAAAAACCTGCGTCTGAAAATTGATCAGGTCATTTTCTCCGGCAGACTCGCCGACATGAGCGACCTTGTCACCATGTTCTACGAATTTTCGGGCATCGCCCAGTCAACCCTTGTTCCCACAGGGGTCATCGAAAACTGCCCCAACGACGTGTTTCAGGAATACCTTATCCCAATCTCCCTGTGCTATCTTGACGATGCATACGACATGACCCCGACCCCCATAGCAGAGAAACAGGCGCAGATTCAGCTTACATCCATCGTATGCATAATCTCGTTCTTCATTGTGATGCTTCTGGGAGTGCTCAATGCGTCATCTATAATACATTTTTACAACAACAAAGAGCAGATGACCGCACAGGCCATGAACCTGCAAAACAGGATACGCTCTTATATGTCCGAGGTTAACGCCGGAAAAGAGAGGCATTTCGACCTGCACTACTACCGCACCCTGCAGGAGCGTGACAAAAGCGCACTGAAAGACTTCGGGCTGTTCGCCGAACTTCTGAAGATGACCGATTTTGATCTGGTCTCCTTCAACACTAAAGATGCCGCAAACGACATAGTGGAGTTTAACGGCAAACTTCCCTTCAAAAGGCTGGATCAGATGGAAGACTTCAAAGAGAGGCTCAGCGCCGAATCGGAGAAGATAACATCTCAGGGCGGCTACACCCTTGAAAACACCACCGAATACCGCACAGGCGAAATGATTGCCAACATACACCTTATCTTCAAGCGGCCGAAACAGGGCGAAGCGGTGACCCAATGACAGGCTTTATGAACATCTTCAAAAGCTACAGACTGCTTATGGTTTTCAGCAGCCTTATCCTGACCCTTGCGGTGTCGCTGGCTGTACTTAGCGCCATAAACTCGGTCATTGAGAGCAATATACAAAAGATACGCTCAGAGGCGGCAGGGTATAAAACAGGAGAGATACGCACCAGACTGAACGATCTGGAAAAGGCTCTCAGCGAAACTAACCCTCCCTATCTGAACCGCAGAGAGGCAAAGATCCTCCTGCTTGAAACACTGGAAAATTTCCGCACTCTCTACGGCGGAAGTATAACGGAAGAGCTTACCGATTCCGGCAGTGCCTACACTGCGGAAATGGAATTTGAAATAGAGCCCACCGACCCTTCACAGATAATCCAGATAGCCGATTATCTTGAAAACAGCGTTGCGCCTGTGATCGTGGTCAAGAAGATGACCTTCACATCCGGCGGCAAAAAAAGGTAATGTTCGCAATACGAACTACTCAGCCCTACTTCGGCGGCAATGATGAACAATAAGAAGCTTAAACTGCTCACAGCCCGCCACTATGTTAAGGTCGCACTGCCTTTTGCAGTGCTTTTGTGTGTATTTTTTCTTCAGTCTATGATAGATTCTTTTGTGACCTCAAGAGCTGTTATGCAAAGCTCTCACCTGCTTAAAATGTTCAATGTGAGCATAGCGGAAGAGGATTCCGGATTCATTAAGGACCTGATGTTAGGCCCGCCTCCGGCAAAGCCTGAAACGTTTGAACTGTCGGGGTATTATCAGAATCCGTTTATTAAAAACTTTTATAATGTTTTTCAGCCCGATGCCGTTCCGTCAGTTACTGCTGCCGAAGAGGGGGCATCCCCCGCTCCGGAGATAGTCGCTCCGCCAAGAGCCATAGTTTCGGCCGTCATGAACGGAAAATTTAAAAAATGTGCCGTAGTAAACGGCAGACTCGTTAACCTCGGAGATATTGTCTCGGAGAATATTAGGCTGACAGCAGTTGAAGATTCCAGAATACTGCTGGAAGGAACATGGGGAAAAAGATGGTATTACGTTCAGTACTAACTGTTTTGCTTGCTCTGTCTCTGGCTTCGTGCGCAACTGTGGACGAAAAAAGACAGGCGGCCTCTGTTACGCCAGATTTTTCTAAGGCACAGCCCGTGCTCCCGCTGGCTCCGCCCCCTCCCCCTGTCATTTTCAAGCCCGCAATAGAGAACGATCCGCTGGAAAACGTCTATGTGTCCATGGATGCCGTGGAGCAGAACCTCTCCTCCGTTCTGTATATGGTAGCCGCAGAAACGGGTCTAAACCTCATAATCGGTCCGGAAATAAACGTAAACAAGCCATTCACCCTCACCGTTAAGAACATGCCCGCAAAAGAGGCACTGGAAATAATCTGTGAAAACGCAGGAGTGGGCTATAAAATATCCGGCAGCACCATCAGGGTGAACGCCTTCACCACCAAAAACTACAGGATTCCCTACACAACCGTTGTGGGTGACAACACCGCCGTAATAGGCGGAAATATATTCGGCTCAACCGGAAGCGACTCAGGTCTGGCCGGCGATTTTAAACTCAGCTACAGCAAAAAGGGCAGCAGAGCCGATCTTCACCAGACGATCCTCGGCACTGTCAATGCCATGATTTTCCCAGACACCGATGAAACAGGCCAGAAAACCAAGGGCGCAGACCAGCCGGCACAGCCAGCACAGGACGGTGCATCTGCTCCTGCGGCATCCGGAACCGGATCAAAAGCCGCCGCTTCCGCAGGCTCATCATCCGGTCAGTCATCATCAGGCGACACCAGAATATCATACTACAGAGGCATGAAAGGCTACTCGTTCAACACCCTTACGGGCATGCTGACAGTGACCGCTCCGCCTTATATCATAGCGATGATAGACGACTACATCGCCCATGCGGTTAAAGACGCTTCAAAACAGGTGCTCATCGAAGCCAGAATAATGGAAGTGACCCTCTCAGATGCCAGCTCATACGGAATAAACTGGACCAGCGAGAACGCACGCTTCGGCGTGTCGCTGATAGGCGATCTTGTGGCATCGGGAACTCCCGTAGGCTATGTAAAGTCTTACGACAATTTCTTTAAATTCATCGCCACTCAGGGAAAAATAGAGACTCTGGGCAATCCCAGAATAAGGGTTCTAAACGGCCAGAGCGCAATGATAACCTCCGGTCAGCTCCGCCCATTCTGGGAGAAAAAGGTCGACCGTGACACTGAAAACAACGAACAGACAATAACATACGAACGCTCAACAGTTCTCCACGGAATAACTCTCGGCGTTACTGCAAATATTATGGAGGACAACAGCGTAACCCTCCATGTGGTGCCCATACTCACAAGAATTGAGGACGATACCGCCGGAACCTACGTTCAGGAATGCGATTCAAGCGGCACATGCACCACAGTGGCAAGCTATCCGAAAGTCAACCTGAAAGAGGCGGGAACTGTTCTGACCGTGCCCAACGGCTCCACCATAGTAATGGGCGGCCTTATCGACAATGAAGAGAAGATAGCGGAAAAACGCATTCCCATTCTGGCGGATATCCCCGGAATAGGCGCACTTTTCAAAGCCAAGGACAAGCAGGTGGAAAAGCGTGAACTGGTAATAATGATAACAACTTCACTGATAGACGGTAACTTATGAGCCTTGTACTGGACAGCCTGAAAAAGGTAAACAGCTCAAACAGAAAAGGAGGTGCGGTTCCGCCGAGTATGCTGAACCTGAAACCTTCCGGCAGAAGAGGGAAAGGCCCCAGAAAGTCACTTCTGGTGCTTCTGGCTGTTGCTGTCATCGGTTTTATGATCGTAATGTTTATGCCCGCAGGCAACGACTATAAGGTCAATGCGGCGGCAGACGCCGTTCCCATGGCGGCGGAACCTGTGGTTCAGTCTCCGGATGCTTCCGCACCTGCACCCCGTAAGGCTCCCGAGCCTCAGACGGCTCAGCCTGTTCAGCCTGCTCCCGTTCAGCAGCCCCCCATGGCTGAAAAGGCTCCCGAATATGACCCCACAGCGGCAAATCAGCAAAGACTGGCTGCAATGCGCAGTCTGCCAGAGATACATAAACCGGCAGGTCTGGAACCCCAGCAGTCTGCTCCGATGCCCCCTCAGACACCTGCGGCGGCTCCGGCACAGCCGGAAACACCTGCCCAGCCCGAAGTTCAGGCTGCACCAAGACCGACAGTACAGAGCAACCCATCATTCGTGCTGTCCGGAAAAGCAAAAAGGGAATACGACCGCAAATCAGAATATAACACCACTGTCGCTCAGGCGGCAGAGGCACTCAGAAACGGCAATAACAGACGTGCGGAGGAGTTCTACTCCAGAGCACTTGCTGAAAACGCCACAAAGCCCGTTCTGACAGGGTTTCTCACTGCGAAGATACGTCAGGGCAAGCTGAACGAGGTTCAGCCTGTGATAGACGACCACCCGTATCTGGCGGATGCTTCTGTGGTCAGTGCGGCGGCAATGGAAATGTCCTCTCTGGGGCTTGACCAGCAGGCACTCTCACTTCTGAACTCAAACACACGCAAGAGCGGAAGCGGACAGATATATTACACAGCAGGACTGATTCAGGAGAACGCAGGGGATTTTGATAAGGCGGAAACGGCATATCAGAAAGCGGTTCACGCCGCACCCGGCGATGCGTATATGCTTTATGCCTATGCACGTATACTTGATATTCAGAAGAAATACGGCGAAGCTGTTAACGCTTACGAAAAACTGGCGTCCATACCCTCTGCGGATGATGCAATGAAAAACAACGCAAAGGCCAGAGCGGCTCTGCTCAAAAATTATATGAGCAGCCTCAACTAGGCGTTGAAACCGCTCTCTTTCATAAACTCCGCAAGTTTCTTGTCATATCCCATGATGTGAGCCACAAGCCACTCGTTCAGAAGAACTCTGAGACGCTCCACTATCTCTTCGCTGTGACCGTCTGATATCAGTGATTTATAGCAGTTCATCAGCTCGTCCACGAGCTTTCTGTGCTCCGTAAGGTGTTCGCTGAAGTCGGGATATCCGTAACGCTTCATCAGCTCCTCTTCGGTTCCGAAGTGAAATCTGACGTATTTCAGAAGATAGTTCAGGGTCTTTATGGTTATCTCATGCCCGTAGACCTTTTCAAGACTGTCAAAATATGCGTTGATATGGTTGAACAGATCCCTGTGCTGGGAATCAATGGTTTCATTGCCGCTTTCGAGGGCCTCATTCCAGTCAGCCTTCATACATCCTCCAAAGTTAAACAATAAAACATATTATACAGTATTGTTACTAAAACACTAAATTATTTTTTGGATTTATTATGGCAGTTTTCACATTTCAGCATTGGGGCGTGGTTGCCGTCTTTCGGCCATTGTTTGTGACAGTCGAAACAGTTGTCGCCGCAGCCTTCGTTCGATCTGCTGCCGAACTCGAACAGTTTCTTGTTTGACGGGGTATGGCATTTGACGCAGGTGGTGAGTGCTATGTGGTCTTTATTTCCCACCAGCTTACGATGGCAGGTCATGCAGTCTCCCGCACAGCCCGCAAAGGCGTTCAGGGCAAACAGCCCCACAAATATTCCTGCACAGAGTCCAAGATAAGTTCCCCTTTTTCCGTTAAGCATAGATTCTCCCGCCGCCATGTGAGCATTCCTTCCGAAACCAGCGTGTCCACCCGCTCTTCAAAAACGCAGGCCGCATCACCGTATCTGTATTTTAATAATGAAAAATCCGTTCCGTCAAGCATTCTAAGGCCGAAAACAAGCTCCTGCGCCGCCGCATGAACACCTTCGGTTCTGTCGGTCTCTGCGAAGGCCTCAGGATTTGCGATATATTCGTGCAGGTCTCTGGTCTTTCCGCTGAGCACCCTGCCGCCCTCGAAGTTTTTAAGCGACCAAGCCGAGGCACCAAGCCCGTCGTAGTCCTTAAGCCGCCAGTAGGCCATGTTGTGCCTGCTCTCGTGCCCTGCCTTTGCAAAATTGGATATCTCATATTTGTGATATCCCGCCGCCTGCAAAGCCTTCTTAACGTCTAAGAAAGCCGAATCGCCGCAAGGTTCGGTGTTTTTCAGATATTCCGTGTCGAAACTGTATGAATAGGCCGAAACATGTTCCGGCGCAAGGGAAATCATCTCTTCCAGAGTTTTCATCTGCACGGAGTTGTCAACTGATGGTATGTCGAAAATCATGTCCAGATTCAGCGCCGTATCGGGACACATGCTTCTGATAAGCTCCGCCGCACCGAATATCTCCGCCCTGCCGTGCACCCTGCCCAGCAGTTTCAGAACCTTTTCATCGGTGCTCTGACATCCCATCGAAATCCTTGAGAACCCGAACTCACGCACAACGGACAGAAAATCCGGTGTTACGCTTTCGGGATTTGCCTCTATGGTTGATTCCTCAAAACTGAATGGGATCTTTGCCGAGAGCTTCTCCAGAAAGGCGGAGAGCAGAACGGGGGAAACCGACGACGGCGTTCCCCCTCCGATATATAACGTATCATATTCAGCAGACTGCCTCGCCGAAAGGTCTTTCAGCAGGGCATCAAAGTATTTTTCAGTCAGCCCGTAGGCATCCGGTTCCGAGTAGAATCCGCAGTAGCCGCATTTGCTCTTGCAGAAGGGCAGGTGGATATACAGCCCGCTCACTTACCGATGGCCGCCCTGATGTCGATTATGGTTTTAAGTATCTCTTTCAGCTTATCCGGAGTCACCATATTGGGGCCGTCTGAAAGCGCCTCTTCGGGGTTTTCATGTGTCTCGAAAAAGAAACCGTCAACGCCCACAGCCGCCGCAGCCTGCGCCAGATAAGGCACATAGCCCCTGTCGCCGCCACTCTTTCCGCCCAGTCCGCCGGGTTTCTGAACCGCATGGGTAACGTCCATGACAACGGGAAATCCGAACTGCGTCATGTCCACAAGGTTTCTGTAGTCAACCACAAGGTTGCCGTAGCCCAGCATTGTGCCACGCTCGGTGAGTATCACCTGATCGTTGCCGCTGTCGGTGACTTTTTTGCAGGGGTGTCCCATGTCGTTTCCGGGGAGGAACTGAGCCTTTTTAATGTTCACTATCTTTCCGGTCTTCGCCGCCGCAACCAGAAGATCGGTCTGGCGGCAGAGGAACGCAGGTATCTGGAGGATATCGGCAACTTCCGCAACGGGCGCCGCCTGATATGCCTCGTGGATGTCTGTCAGGATGGGAAGTCCTGTCTCGGCCTTCACCTTCGCAAGCATCTTAAGTCCTTCTTCAAGTCCGGGGCCTCTGTAGCTTGTGACAGAGGTTCTGTTAGCCTTGTCAAAGGATGCCTTAAAAATATATTTTATACCCAGCTCGTCAGTTATCTTCTGAACTTTGCCCGCAATTCGCAGCAGCATGTCCTGATCTTCGATAACGCAGGGGCCGGATATAAGGAACAGTCCGTTTTTTATTTCACTGTAAAGGTTTGTCATCTTCTTCCTTTTTCTCTTTTTCTTCTTTTATTTTCTTGTATCGATCCTCGATACTGCAGCTTTCGCTATATGCGCCTCAACCTGCGCCGGGTTTAAGCCTGAAAACAAAAACCGCCAGAGCGATGAACACTGCCAGCCCTATAAAATCTTCCATCATTTCTCCTGTTCGGCAAATCCCTCATAGGGTGTGCCGTCAACAATATATCTGTAGATAATCCGCTCGTTCTTTTCCGGTTTATAGGTTCCGTTGACGCAGATATCGAACTTCTCAGCCGGATTTTCCAGAAGCAGGTCAATGCTTCCGTCCGGTCTGTTCAGCATCTTTCCGTCTCTTAAGATACCCGCAAGGGGATAAATGTCAACGGGGTTGGTGTTGAACACCTTTTTGATCGCTCCGCTTATCTCTATTTCAAAAGAGCTGAGTCTGCCGCCGGGAAACGCAAAGGTTCCTTCAAAACAGACGTCGTCTATGCCGTCTTTCTGGGGCTTGTTTCTATCGCCCAGATTGTCGCCGCCCGCTTTAAGGGTTTTGGCGAATATAAAGGGTTTAACTGCGGATTTTTTGCCGCTGTCGGAATATTCGGTTATCAGGAAATAGGGTTTAAGCGTGTCATACTGCTCGCCTGCACCGGAGAACACATGGAACCCGTTGGATTTAGCCTCCTGAACAGTGCCCAGAGCAAAGGCCTTTCCGGCCTTGAGCATGTCATAGACCTCGAACTCGGCCTTATACGGTTCTTCGGATGTCACCGCCTGCCCTGCATAGCTTCCTCTGCCCAGCCTCAGTTTTTTATCCAGCCCCATGTCCGCATCAAAGAGGAACACAGAGAGACTGCCCGACTGATTTTTGGGAATGTGGGTGAGCACCAGCTTGACCTCTGCCGTCGTCACATCGTCCAGCCCCAGTCTGTTCATGTCTGGACTTACATATATAACAGCGTTGTTGTTGGGGTTCGAAGAGACCACCAGCGAAGGGGTGTCCGCCTGAGTGTAAACACCGCTGTTGGGAGATATCATGGTTCTGATGTCCGCAACATCCTTTGTTATCATAACCTTGCGGGTCACAGGCGTATACTTTCCGAGTTCGGCTGAGAAGGTTCCGCCGCCGCCCGTTCCGCTCCATTTGCCCTGTATTTTTCCGTTCTTCACCTGTCCGGTGAAAACCTGCTGACATTTGAAATCTATTCCGGTGTTGGAACAGTCAAGGGTCAGGTTAAGCAGACCGTTCTTCATTATCTTTCCGGTGAGGGGGTATCCGGCAGTGCCCTTGGATGTCTTTATGTATGCCGTGCCGAAATAGCTTTCGGTGACGCTGTCCAGCTTCCAGAGCTGAGTGCGCCTGTCGCCGTCGGATGATGAAAGCACCGCCTCCACCAGACCGCTGCCGAACGATGCCGCTTTCGATGCTTCGTCCTGCTCCATATAGAAATTGGCAGACAGCTCAACGTCCTTTATTCCGTCCAGAAGCAGAGTCTTGCTGAAACTGCCGTCTGCAGAAGTTATCATGCTGTCGCCGGTTTCAAGGATCATCACCCTCGCACCCTGAAGCGCTCCGGCTTTCCTGTCGAAAACCTTTCCGCTGACCTTTATGCTGGCGGGATAGTCCGTGGTGAAATCCAGTTTTTTTGTCTGGGTCTCAAGCCCTTCGGCGGATGCCTGAAGGTGGATTGATTTTGTCATGTATATCTTGGGGTTGTTCACTATGAACCTGTTTATAGCCTCGTTGACAGGATTCGCAACGTCCATGATGGCAAAGCCGTCGTCCGCCTGCATCCAGACCACAAAGGTTCTGTTGATGAATACCAGATAGAAGTCCGCATCGTTTATGTAGCCTGAGCGGGGATAGATGAAAAACAGTCCCCTCTCGCCGAACCGCACCATCTGGGAACGGTTCTTGGGTGCGTCGTTGGTAAGCTGTTTAAAGAGTTTTTCCGCATCGACAAAGTTGTTGAACGAATATACCGCAACGTTGGTTCTGTATTGCTTTTTGCGGATAATGTCCATCAGCTTGTCGGATTTGCCTGAGTAATACGAATAGGTTGCGCTGTAGGCAGTATGGTTTTTGCCCGGAGTGGAGCGCACACCCGTGGCCAGCCAGAGTTCAGACCCGCCCGGCAGTTCGTCCGCCTTGGGGAAAAATCCCCTGATGTCCCCATCGCTTATTCCGGCGGCGAAGCAGACGGCGGATGTCATTAACAGCATGACAAATAAAATATATCTCACCTTTTTCTCCCCAAAAAAATATAAGAGAATCCACCCCGCCCCTCCTTTAGAAAAGGAGGGAGTTAAAGCTCCCTTTGGCTAGTGGGACTGAGGGGGATTTACATTCATTTTTTACAAAAGTTATGAGACTGCTGCGGACAAAGCCCTCGCAGTGACGTCTATTCACAGTCACCCTGAGCAACGGCGAAGGGTCTCATAAAAAAGAGATTCTTCGGCAAAAGCCTCAGAATGACGTCAACAAGCTCCCGTCAGTTTAAATTGAACATGACGGTCTTTATCTCCGTCATCTCCTCAACGGCAAACTTGGGGCCTTCCCTGCCTGTGCCGGAAAGCTTCAGACCGCCGTAGGGCA from Seleniivibrio woodruffii harbors:
- a CDS encoding sensor histidine kinase, which codes for MPEQFFLSVLAIAAVLLIVRLSTNRITSRHFNIISQLIKMNEVDGFDPVKLLHHLEPFLTKLGIKDYGYYLFYHNTEYVRRNGSMRKPMEKFVHTADYTVYIGIVPRFGRLDPDFISRILVEIIFLLLKADVNIQTASAREAFRKSEEIQTFVNHDVKNLIQFVNALEFNLNEVQDEAGHKRLIRYLQKSLPSLKVRADKILSALNSTRPEPDSIPEKMRPIVLASDISAIYGIVLHSENSIDTEITAGKRELTVIIENIIKNFYDKSIVEPGIDLFMSMDEEDGAYLLTFRDTGSPIPDCEKIFEPFYSGKVNGLGIGLFHCRNLAMGMNGFLKAENTPDGPVFILSVKK
- a CDS encoding response regulator, encoding MLRILVVEDDEAIRSQLCFALERKYEVSEASNAPDAIAATSGKTFDAAVVDLGMPPSEQSPVEGLKVIDHLLATSQCKIIVLTGQGTQETAMKALERGVFDFLLKPVKMEQLLFSIERAELFITTERELQKQGVERIELQVKIGDGLQKLRESAEKNIILKVLNETGFNVYQSAKILGVKRESLYYFIKKFNLVRKTDA
- a CDS encoding tetratricopeptide repeat protein, which encodes MSLVLDSLKKVNSSNRKGGAVPPSMLNLKPSGRRGKGPRKSLLVLLAVAVIGFMIVMFMPAGNDYKVNAAADAVPMAAEPVVQSPDASAPAPRKAPEPQTAQPVQPAPVQQPPMAEKAPEYDPTAANQQRLAAMRSLPEIHKPAGLEPQQSAPMPPQTPAAAPAQPETPAQPEVQAAPRPTVQSNPSFVLSGKAKREYDRKSEYNTTVAQAAEALRNGNNRRAEEFYSRALAENATKPVLTGFLTAKIRQGKLNEVQPVIDDHPYLADASVVSAAAMEMSSLGLDQQALSLLNSNTRKSGSGQIYYTAGLIQENAGDFDKAETAYQKAVHAAPGDAYMLYAYARILDIQKKYGEAVNAYEKLASIPSADDAMKNNAKARAALLKNYMSSLN
- a CDS encoding bacteriohemerythrin, with protein sequence MKADWNEALESGNETIDSQHRDLFNHINAYFDSLEKVYGHEITIKTLNYLLKYVRFHFGTEEELMKRYGYPDFSEHLTEHRKLVDELMNCYKSLISDGHSEEIVERLRVLLNEWLVAHIMGYDKKLAEFMKESGFNA
- the hemW gene encoding radical SAM family heme chaperone HemW; protein product: MSGLYIHLPFCKSKCGYCGFYSEPDAYGLTEKYFDALLKDLSARQSAEYDTLYIGGGTPSSVSPVLLSAFLEKLSAKIPFSFEESTIEANPESVTPDFLSVVREFGFSRISMGCQSTDEKVLKLLGRVHGRAEIFGAAELIRSMCPDTALNLDMIFDIPSVDNSVQMKTLEEMISLAPEHVSAYSYSFDTEYLKNTEPCGDSAFLDVKKALQAAGYHKYEISNFAKAGHESRHNMAYWRLKDYDGLGASAWSLKNFEGGRVLSGKTRDLHEYIANPEAFAETDRTEGVHAAAQELVFGLRMLDGTDFSLLKYRYGDAACVFEERVDTLVSEGMLTWRRENLCLTEKGELILDSVQEYLWGCLP
- the kdsA gene encoding 3-deoxy-8-phosphooctulonate synthase yields the protein MTNLYSEIKNGLFLISGPCVIEDQDMLLRIAGKVQKITDELGIKYIFKASFDKANRTSVTSYRGPGLEEGLKMLAKVKAETGLPILTDIHEAYQAAPVAEVADILQIPAFLCRQTDLLVAAAKTGKIVNIKKAQFLPGNDMGHPCKKVTDSGNDQVILTERGTMLGYGNLVVDYRNLVDMTQFGFPVVMDVTHAVQKPGGLGGKSGGDRGYVPYLAQAAAAVGVDGFFFETHENPEEALSDGPNMVTPDKLKEILKTIIDIRAAIGK